The DNA region CTGACGTTTCCATTACGCTGGGCACCATCGCTGGTGACGCAGCCACCGCGCACCGCGGATCGGCGAGTGCCAGCGAAGGTGAATTGTGCACTGCAGTGGAAGGCAGTCGTGCGAGCCGCATCAGCGCGTCGCTTCTCCTGGAGCCACAGACTGTCGAGGCAGCGATCTCCTCCCTcaagcagctgccgctgccatctTTGCCATCGCCATCACAACCGACAGTCGAGAACCaggtcagcagcagcgccaaggACGCCGACAAGGTCGCTGTGCCTCACGCGAGCACCGGCGTGCCCTTCACCACCGTTAAGGGCGGCACCGCGTCTTCCGGCGTCTTGAACGCCCCCGAGGAGGTCACGGATGCGGAGGGGCGCCCTGTGAAGCTGACGCCCACcgcgggcggcgccggtggtggcccGTACTTCATTCGCACCCTTATCCCGGTCGAGGCGGATCTGTGGAAGCTGCACCTCAAGGAGGGCTGCAACACTGTCCGCTACCTCGCCCGCAAGGACAAGGGCGACATCGTGTCCATCTCGTGCAACATATTCCTCTGGAACTGGACGGACCGTCTCGTGGTGAGCGACGTGGACGGCACAATCACGAAGAGCGACTTGCTCGGCCACTTCTATGCGATGCTGGGCAAAGGTGCAGACTGGACGCACCCCGGCATCTGCAATCTCTACTCCAAGATTGAGCGCAACGGGTATCGCATGGTGTACCTGACGGCCCGCAGCGTGTCGCAGATCAACCAAACGAAGTCGTACCTCTTCACACTGCAGCAGGACGGGGTGCGGCTGCCGATGGGCCCGGtgctgacggcgccgcagcgcttctTCACGGCACTCACGCAAGAGGTGTCGAAGCAGTCTCACGTCTTCAAGATCGCCTGCCTCGCGAGTGTGCGCGCCACCTTTCCGCCCAGCACAAAGCCCTTCTTCGCCGGCTTCGGCAACCGCTACAACGACGTCATCAGCTACGATGCGGCGGGAATCCCGACGCACAAGATCTTCATTATCGACCCCTCGAGCGTGCTGCACGTGTGCCTGGTGCGGCAGACGTACCGCGACCTCGGGCACCTTGTCGACGTGACGTTTCCGCCTGTTAAGCGGCACCCCgtcgtgctgcgcgcgccaCGGCATCTTCAGCGAACCCAGGACACAGGGGCGAGTACGTCGCCGGCTAAGGATGTCGCACCCGGTGGGTGCGACCGACACGTCTACACGCGCAGTCTGCTACACCGATCCTCCTCTGCCTTGTCGTCCTCGGCCACTTCGCTCTCTtccgcagcgtcgtcgtcattGGACTCTCTGGATCTGCACGGGGAGGCGAGCGGCGGCTCCTCCGACCGTGGCGCGGAGGGCCCTCCACATCACACGTCCGGGTCTGGGGCCTCCTCCGGCGACGGCTTTGTCGCGGGCCGTCATGCATCCGCGGCGTTCAGCTTGGTGGACTCGGAGCGTGTCGAAATGATCGCCGCGAGGGCCCTGAGCGGCTCCGCTGCCAGCCCGGGAGAGCCACCGGAACTCGCCAAGGGCGGCGGCCCCACGTTTACCGGACTGCTTTCGGGGACTGCTGCTGAGCTATTTGCCGCTCCAGTCCCAACAAcggcctcctccgcagcgTTCTCGAGCCGCCCGCCCGGGGCCGAAAAACCAGGGGCTCCTTCGACCGCTTCTGCCTTGCCTGCAGTGAAgcccagcaccagcgccgccagcgtgcaCAGGCCCAAGTACAACTATGGCCGGCGCACAACCTTTGCTGAGCtgaacgacgacgacgatgacgtgttccaggaggaggaggaggtgccggcgGACCCCGAGTTTTCGTCCTTCGTGTACTGGCGCATGGACCCACGCGACCTCATCACCGTCCCCGCGGCGACATGGAAGTCCTCTGTCTCTGCGACCCGTGCCAACACCAAGGAGACatcggagaaggagaagccGGGCGCGGCGGCCAGTAGCACTGATGCGCCGAAGAAGGTCGCCACAACCAccacggctgccgcagcttcCACCGAAGACAATGGCCACGCGAagtcagcggcggcagcagcaccctcCGCACCTACACAGACGGGAGGCGCTGCCTTCGACACGGCGATCTCCggtgcggcgtcgccgagcGGAGTCGCAGCTGCcagcgatgcagcagcaccgaggcccggcggcggtgacggcagcTGCCTTTCGCCTTCCTCACTTACGGTTTCGAACCCCGGCAACGGGCCGCCGATGCAAGGTGCGACGAACTCGCTCGACAAAGGCCGCGCGAGAGGCTCTGCCAcgggcgcggcggcggcgacgacggggATGACTTCACCCGATACCCTCTCGGCAACGCAGAAGGCGCAGCCGCGGACCTCCAGCAATCCCGGCAGCAACcaagctgctgccgcccgccCGTGCGACGACTGGAGGGGAGCGGCGGAGACGAACGCGGACGCGGCCGGGCGATCACTCCCGCCGCAATCGCTaacaccgctgctgccgccgccgccgccgccgccgccgccgacgacgacgacgacgacgacgacgacgacgacgacgacgacgacgacgacgacgacgacgcagcctGCCGCGATCTCGCCGTCCACCAgcgggggtggcggcaccCGCGGCTTCTTTTCCGCTTTCTCATTCGGACGCAGTCGCGTCGTCGAGTCGCCGTTGTCGCCCACCTCGCAGAGGgccgcgcaggtgcgcgaGAACGCAAAGCAGCGCGCGTTATCGCACCCCGACGCGCAGTACTACTatgcggcactgcagcagcagcagcagcagcagcagcagcccgcgtcgcagctggcgccgctCCCTGGTGACGGCGCATCATCGACGGCGAAAGCTAGCgctccggcaccgccgccgaagtgaagcggcgctgccgcggcggcgaaggcgatggTTCGCTTAACGACCGAGTTTGACGGCGCTACATCAGCACTCTCCATCGGTCCGTtgtcgccccctccccttcctctccctcctctatctctctctcccttccgcCCGCCCACCCGCAAACCTTCTCTGTCCGTCTATCAGTGtttccatctctctctgtatctctgtgtgcgtgcgtgtgtatatatatatatacatatatatgtgcgtACGCTTGTCTGCAGCTTGCAGTGCTGTTTCGTGCCCAGGTATTGCACACCCCGCCTTCCTTCCCTTTTTCCTGCCCTCGTCCTCTCGCCTTTCGGTTCACACCGCtgtacgtgtgcgtctgtgtccTGGATGTTGCCCTTGGGtgagggaagaggaagaggtcGCGGGGGAGGGTGTGCGCACGGCGCAGCTCTCTCCTGTAAGGAGAAGGGCCGCATGTATGTGGGCACGCGCCCAAGGCAGTCTCGCGCGCGCTGGGAGAGTGTGCATGCTCGTGTGAGCGTTCGCGGAATCGGTCGCTCGTGTTTATGCCCGTCTTGGTGTTGTGCTCgcaaggcggtgcagcaggataccgtcgccctcctctctccttgctTCTCTGTTCTTCAATTCGCGATCTCACAGAGGCCGGCTGTGCACGCCCTTCCTCACCCTCCTTTTCCCACCTCTCGGCCACCGGTCGGCTCCGTTCCGTCTGCCGTCGAGAAGGGACGGGCAtgtgcagctcctccctttctctcgcgcgcgcatctTCTCTTGCTTGTGGCACTCACGCTCATGCGTCAAGGCGGCCCCACGCCGAGCCCCTGcgctcccttccctcttgcGCATCCGTAGCGCGGATGCCGTCGATGCGCAAGGCCGGCATGAAGGAGCGCGTGCCCTCAAGAGGGCACACTATCATGCCCTACGTGGGCCACGCAGCGATGAGGCCGGCTTCGGCGGAGATGCGTCACGCACGTGCCAGATGATGCGCTACGCCTTCCTTGACTtgcgcccccctctcttcctccgtctctcactctctctctcacacacacacacacacacacacacacacaaagctTCCTTGCACACAACGTCCCCCTCGTTGTGCGGGCTGACGCCTCCCGTTGACAACTTGCCTTACGCACGCAGCACTCGGCCAGCCAAcgaggccgcagcggcatcacgTGTATCTTTCCACAGAAACCGCGTGCTTTCGGATACTCTAGTATTTTTGTTTGTGGTCGACGTTGGTTTGTCTCCTCCGCGCGTCCGTGTTTTGGAGCCTCGCTACCGCACTGCCTGTTCTGACTCTGTCTCGCCTCTGCCCCCAATTCCAGCTctcgcgcaggcacacacacacacacacacacacacacacacacagacagacgtGTACGAGGACCCTTCCGTGCCATGGACGTGGACAGTGAGGTGGAGCCACTGCTGCGGGAGATGTCGAGGCGGCTGGCCGTCGTGCGCGCCGATCTCCTGCCAGCACTGCGGCGTCTGGACGAAGACACACTTCTTTCGCACTACTCTGTCGATGAGCAGGCGCGCCTGTACCTCTCTGCTGCCTTTGCGTTGACGCTGTCCCTCTACTCGCTGGACAAGATCACCCATCGACAGGTGGCATCcgggggcggcgcggcggcatccgTCATGGCAGCCTCGCCATCAGTATCGTCGGCTTCCACAGACACGCAGCTGGCGCTGAAGATCGAGCGTATTACGGAGTACATCAAGAAGTTGCAGGAGCTCGTAACACTGGaaaggcagaggaggcgtgccgccactgccgcggcTTCTGCGGCCGATGCGTCGACTGGCGTtgtcgctgccactgctcCCGGTGCGAAGCGTTCACGTCAGAGCGCTTCGGCCGACACtgcctccatcgccgccaccgctgctgagcagccTGCGAAGAAGGCAAGGAGTGAGAACGGCGCGAGCGTcgcgacggcaccggcgcgcgacgaggaggatgcctTTGGCGATGCGCAGATGTTCAGCGTCGTGTCGCGGGTTGCGGGCGAGACAGGAACGCTGGTGAGCCGCTTGGTGAAGCAGGCCAAgtcatcctcctccgcgttAGCAGCAAGCAAGGCCGAGTAGGGCGCGCACTGTCTGCAGTAGCTGAAGCATGCCGTCGCCTCGTCGGCCCTCGTTCTGTCGAGACTCGGACAGGCACATGTAAGAGGAAAGGGGGTACGGCGTCATGAACTCCACCCCTGAGCCGACCGCTTtaacccccctcccctcccctcccctccccccgcctcTCCTACCGACCGTCTCCCACGCCCTCACTCCGCCTTCCGTTGTCTCGCGCCACGCAGCATTTCGTTCGTTGAcagtgggaggaggggggggggaggcgtgACGTGCAAgggcgggcgggtgcgcagAGCACACTAAACCGTTAAGTCGAGAATACGGCGACAACGGGTATATGCCACGACGCCATGTAAGGATGGGAAAGGAAAGGTGCACGCACCAAGAGAAAACGAACGTAGGACACATCGACCGAAGCAAGGTTGCTGTGTCTGCcagcgtgtgcgggtgtgtacatgtgtgtgtctgagtGTGGCACCCCGCGCGGCACCTTTGTTGTCTCCTCCTCACccaacgaaaacgaaaagtcTTTCTCGCTCTTCACCAGCATCCCCTCCTGCTGCCTTCTCACCTCTCTCTTCAGTGTCTGTGGTCTCTGATGGCAGAGATGCGCATGCGTTGCCCACAAGTGCGTGCGCAtctctcgcgcgctctctgcgtgtatgtggtggtggtggtggcagcgcctGACAGCTCACCTGATCCTTCCCTTCTTGACACTGCACCAAATCGCTCCTGTCTCTTGCCACTTGCGCTTCTCTCCTATGCGGGGCTCATCGCGCGgcgccccctccttttcttgGTGTCGGTCATGCACGTCCGCCCCCTGCGCTCGCCGAGGTCGGAGGACGCGTGCTCGAACACCTCAATCGCTGGACGATACACGTACTACGCCACCCCCGTGACGCtcaccgcacacacgcgcgcgcgcgagaacACGAAATTGTAGTGTTGCATACACACGGCATCCCGCGTTTTGGTTCATGTGTTTTCTTTCCCGTCGCTGCTCTCGTCGCTGTTCCTGTGCTGACTTGGGGGctgcgagcgcgtgcgtgcaccaCATTCTTGCTCGCTCCAGTAACGACATTATCTGCTGCGGTGTGGCCTcattctctctccctctctctctctctctgcgtgcgtgtgcgcacgccaCGGTGAGCTCCTTACCCACTCGCACGCGTTCGACGTAGCTTcctgcgcacgtgcacgcgcatATCCGCACACACCGCTGCACGCCGTTCTCCGCGGTGTGAGAgactctgcgtgtgcgtgtgtgggtgaggtAGGAAAGGGCAAGCGCAACACGGTGCCGAGAGTGCGACACaagtgccgctgcctccgcgtctctctctctctctctccctctctctcaccctctGCAACCGCAATCAtcgtccctctctccccgcgTGTTTCCTCAGTGGACGCGGCAGAGCGTCGacagacacaggcacatctctccctctctctctctctctctatatatatatatatatcagCGTTCTCCCTGGTGCCGCGTGCATCGCTCTCACTGTTTGTCGCCTCCTGCCCTGAAGCGTTTCGGCCATCGCATATCGTCATTACCGTTGTTGGTGCGcatctcgctcgctcgccctcctccttccccccccccgcccccaaACACGCCGACCCTCGCGACccgcaccgcagcccgcAGCATCATTCAGCTGCAACGCAgcaagagacagagagacagaggacGGAGTTGCATCACAGTCGACTGCGCAGGTGCACCTTGCCAATCCTTTCTTATATCTGCTcaccacatacacgcacacacacacacacacacacacacacacacacacacacagcgagaGGAGCAAGCCCCGTCTTCGTTTCTGGAGCCTCGCGACAGTTGACGCGCACGAGGGAGGAAAAGagacggcgtgtgtgtgtgtgtgtgtgtgtgtgtgcgtgtcctCGCCTGTACTTCCGAGCGTaagcgcggcg from Leishmania major strain Friedlin complete genome, chromosome 6 includes:
- a CDS encoding putative lipin, giving the protein MISTLGGLFNLNHFDQSSCANDVIVIRHKDGSLRSTPFNVRFGRAQMWSYVGRVVQVEVNGELTAAVMKIGKGGKAYWLQPTYGAFGEASHGAAAAKQPENAGGGIPPAAAALAGVSGAGCAAKGDDEELDIVGTLVSAVEEVEALVLSTAELQHLPIRPESPPGLLSFSAADCDAWETGENAAAEVSPPSGALPPVQRHSATGAPRPAKESDVKLHSRDAGCQRRPGDPHSGLQDPGSSLPLLHTADDGHLTIETRAIHSAGDAQEARLALRAMVAAEKSRKRLSKMSFGDDPYLLKTAREEGHLGDDEGDDEGSDVGALGNEGAVGDDDDGDHHLGGSRPEPPAVEIVVDAADVSPSLREATVRAAGGGRFAQASLIVTPAAADDGTDTQATDQLVAQPATGTKEGESAGLAPAPSSPQPPVEAATAASSATSVTGSTDSYKVVDEDAYFLDPMDTDPDYAALYGEEELALLKGASFESSVTSGVSLPDVSITLGTIAGDAATAHRGSASASEGELCTAVEGSRASRISASLLLEPQTVEAAISSLKQLPLPSLPSPSQPTVENQVSSSAKDADKVAVPHASTGVPFTTVKGGTASSGVLNAPEEVTDAEGRPVKLTPTAGGAGGGPYFIRTLIPVEADLWKLHLKEGCNTVRYLARKDKGDIVSISCNIFLWNWTDRLVVSDVDGTITKSDLLGHFYAMLGKGADWTHPGICNLYSKIERNGYRMVYLTARSVSQINQTKSYLFTLQQDGVRLPMGPVLTAPQRFFTALTQEVSKQSHVFKIACLASVRATFPPSTKPFFAGFGNRYNDVISYDAAGIPTHKIFIIDPSSVLHVCLVRQTYRDLGHLVDVTFPPVKRHPVVLRAPRHLQRTQDTGASTSPAKDVAPGGCDRHVYTRSLLHRSSSALSSSATSLSSAASSSLDSLDLHGEASGGSSDRGAEGPPHHTSGSGASSGDGFVAGRHASAAFSLVDSERVEMIAARALSGSAASPGEPPELAKGGGPTFTGLLSGTAAELFAAPVPTTASSAAFSSRPPGAEKPGAPSTASALPAVKPSTSAASVHRPKYNYGRRTTFAELNDDDDDVFQEEEEVPADPEFSSFVYWRMDPRDLITVPAATWKSSVSATRANTKETSEKEKPGAAASSTDAPKKVATTTTAAAASTEDNGHAKSAAAAAPSAPTQTGGAAFDTAISGAASPSGVAAASDAAAPRPGGGDGSCLSPSSLTVSNPGNGPPMQGATNSLDKGRARGSATGAAAATTGMTSPDTLSATQKAQPRTSSNPGSNQAAAARPCDDWRGAAETNADAAGRSLPPQSLTPLLPPPPPPPPPTTTTTTTTTTTTTTTTTTTTQPAAISPSTSGGGGTRGFFSAFSFGRSRVVESPLSPTSQRAAQVRENAKQRALSHPDAQYYYAALQQQQQQQQQPASQLAPLPGDGASSTAKASAPAPPPK